The Nocardia arthritidis genome has a window encoding:
- a CDS encoding LysR family transcriptional regulator has product MLGEDLEWFTTLAELERVSAAAQRLHIAQPTLSRMLGRLERRLGAELFDRHGKRIALNDFGRIYYEHARRARAELRAGEQAIADRLSPAKGIVRLSFPHSFGHMLVPQLISGFRRTSGRVTFELWQGGAEICAQQVLDGEADLGIVSPRPGLAGIGWRSLLHQPLVLAVPNEHRLAGRRQVRMADLADAEFITMHPRYGMRRIFDDLCAAADIRPRIAFESSDLMTVAGLVAAGLGIALLPLGDPMPPGLTTVALADAGGFRDIGLIWSATATPSDAVRRFRDFAVDWAEHRRDERALRP; this is encoded by the coding sequence GTGCTTGGCGAGGATCTGGAGTGGTTCACGACACTCGCCGAACTGGAGCGGGTGAGCGCGGCGGCGCAGCGGCTGCACATCGCGCAGCCGACGCTGTCGCGAATGCTGGGCAGGCTGGAGCGCAGGCTCGGCGCCGAACTGTTCGACCGGCACGGAAAACGCATCGCGCTCAACGACTTCGGCCGGATCTACTATGAGCACGCGCGCCGGGCCCGCGCCGAACTCCGGGCCGGCGAGCAGGCCATCGCCGATCGGCTGAGCCCCGCGAAAGGCATTGTGCGCCTGTCATTCCCGCATTCATTCGGACATATGCTGGTGCCGCAGTTGATCTCCGGATTCCGCCGGACCTCCGGCCGGGTCACCTTCGAACTGTGGCAGGGCGGCGCCGAGATCTGCGCGCAGCAGGTGCTCGATGGGGAGGCCGACCTCGGCATCGTCTCGCCGCGCCCCGGACTCGCTGGAATCGGCTGGCGCAGCCTGCTGCATCAGCCGCTGGTGCTCGCGGTGCCGAACGAACACCGGCTCGCCGGGCGCAGACAGGTGCGGATGGCCGACCTCGCCGACGCCGAATTCATCACCATGCATCCGCGCTACGGCATGCGCCGCATCTTCGACGACCTGTGCGCCGCCGCGGATATCCGGCCGCGCATCGCCTTCGAATCCAGCGATCTGATGACCGTCGCCGGTCTGGTCGCGGCCGGACTCGGCATCGCGCTGCTGCCGCTCGGCGACCCGATGCCGCCGGGCCTGACCACGGTCGCGCTGGCCGACGCGGGCGGATTCCGCGATATCGGGCTGATCTGGTCGGCCACCGCGACACCGTCGGACGCGGTGCGCCGCTTCCGGGATTTCGCGGTCGACTGGGCCGAACACCGCCGCGACGAACGCGCGCTGCGGCCGTGA